In the Caenorhabditis elegans chromosome X genome, one interval contains:
- the kin-20 gene encoding Casein kinase I isoform delta (Partially confirmed by transcript evidence), with translation MELRVGNRFRLGRKIGSGSFGDIYLGQNIQTNEEVAVKLECVKSKHPQLHIESRLYRIMLGGIGIPEIRWCGQEGDYNVMVMELLGPSLEDLFNFCQRKFSLKTVLLLADQMLSRVEFIHCRDYIHRDIKPDNFLMGLGKRGNLVYIIDFGLAKRYRDSKHQHIAYRENKNLTGTARYASINTHRGIEQSRRDDIESLGYVFMYFNRGTLPWQGLKAVTKRQKYELISEKKISTRVDDLCAGYPEAFAQYLNYCRSLGFEEQPDYGYLRNLFRTLFHRQQFCYDYVFDWNTYKFYNESLEARNNFQQAVPNQRRH, from the exons ATGGAACTTCGTGTCGGCAATCGTTTCCGCCTCGGTCGCAAAATCGGAAGCGGCTCGTTCGGTGACATCTACTTGggtcaaaatattcaaacaaatGAAGAAGTGGCGGTGAAGCTGGAATGTGTCAAATCCAAACACCCTCAGCTGCACATTGAATCACGGCTCTACCGCATAATGCTCGGAGGCATTGGAATTCCAGAGATTCGGTGGTGCGGGCAGGAAGGTGACTACAACGTTATGGTGATGGAGTTACTAGGCCCTTCACTCGAGGATCTGTTCAACTTTTGCCAACGAAAATTCTCGCTGAAAACCGTCCTGCTGCTTGCCGATCAAATGTTGTCTCGTGTGGAATTTATTCATTGCCGAGATTACATTCATCGCGATATTAAGCCGGATAACTTTTTGATGGGTCTTGGAAAGCGAGGAAATCTGGTCTAT attattGATTTTGGACTAGCGAAACGCTATCGTGATAGCAAACATCAACATATCGCATATCGGGAAAATAAGAATCTAACTGGAACTGCAAGATACGCCAGTATAAATACTCATCGAGGAATTG aacaatcaCGAAGAGACGACATTGAGTCTCTTGGCTACGTGTTTATGTACTTTAATCGTGGAACTCTCCCGTGGCAGGGACTAAAAGCTGTCACAAAGCGGCAAAAGTATGAGCTGATATCAGAGAAGAAGATTTCGACGCGAGTTGACGACCTGTGCGCTGGCTACCCCGAGGCGTTTGCCCAGTACCTCAACTATTGCCGTAGTCTTGGATTTGAAGAGCAGCCTGATTATGgttatttgagaaatttgttcCGCACGTTATTCCATCGGCAACAGTTTTGCTATGACTACGTGTTTGACTGGAATACATACAA attCTACAACGAAAGTCTGGAGGCTCGGAACAATTTCCAGCAAGCGGTACCAAATCAACGTCGACATTAA
- the kin-20 gene encoding Casein kinase I isoform delta (Confirmed by transcript evidence), whose product MATMSNDAAAAATWHNNTSTPMDTTEPATNSHNPGETAVIGGPEALLLPSGSGPEEMNRHPLLMAQAHGEHHQPRLLHNFPVIPPPIQQHQQPPLLQQAQPSQIPHPTQPQIDPTMFTQQSGFNWPPIDPNTIAALAQAQLASSHAQFVSLALTLDPTLLSHFLATQQIPPVPQPLVHKKAEMELRVGNRFRLGRKIGSGSFGDIYLGQNIQTNEEVAVKLECVKSKHPQLHIESRLYRIMLGGIGIPEIRWCGQEGDYNVMVMELLGPSLEDLFNFCQRKFSLKTVLLLADQMLSRVEFIHCRDYIHRDIKPDNFLMGLGKRGNLVYIIDFGLAKRYRDSKHQHIAYRENKNLTGTARYASINTHRGIEQSRRDDIESLGYVFMYFNRGTLPWQGLKAVTKRQKYELISEKKISTRVDDLCAGYPEAFAQYLNYCRSLGFEEQPDYGYLRNLFRTLFHRQQFCYDYVFDWNTYKFRRN is encoded by the exons ATGGCGACAATGTCAAATGATGCCGCCGCTGCAGCAACCTGGCACAACAACACGAGCACACCGATGGACACCACCGAACCAGCCACGAACAGTCATAATCCCGGTGAAACGGCGGTGATCGGTGGCCCAGAGGCCCTATTATTACCATCTGGCAGCGGGCCAGAGGAAATGAATAGGCACCCTCTGTTGATGGCGCAAGCACACGGAGAACACCATCAGCCACGGCTGCTCCATAATTTTCCAGTCATACCTCCACCTATACAGCAACACCAACAACCTCCTCTATTACAACAAGCTCAACCTTCTCAAATACCACATCCAACTCAACCCCAAATAGACCCCACAATGTTCACACAACAGTCTGGATTCAATTGGCCGCCCATAGACCCGAATACAATAGCAGCGTTGGCTCAGGCACAGCTAGCATCTTCTCATGCACAATTTGTGTCGTTGGCTTTAACGCTTGATCCAACGCtattatcacattttttggcgaCACAGCAGATACCTCCAGTTCCGCAGCCATTAGTGCACAAGAAAG cggaGATGGAACTTCGTGTCGGCAATCGTTTCCGCCTCGGTCGCAAAATCGGAAGCGGCTCGTTCGGTGACATCTACTTGggtcaaaatattcaaacaaatGAAGAAGTGGCGGTGAAGCTGGAATGTGTCAAATCCAAACACCCTCAGCTGCACATTGAATCACGGCTCTACCGCATAATGCTCGGAGGCATTGGAATTCCAGAGATTCGGTGGTGCGGGCAGGAAGGTGACTACAACGTTATGGTGATGGAGTTACTAGGCCCTTCACTCGAGGATCTGTTCAACTTTTGCCAACGAAAATTCTCGCTGAAAACCGTCCTGCTGCTTGCCGATCAAATGTTGTCTCGTGTGGAATTTATTCATTGCCGAGATTACATTCATCGCGATATTAAGCCGGATAACTTTTTGATGGGTCTTGGAAAGCGAGGAAATCTGGTCTAT attattGATTTTGGACTAGCGAAACGCTATCGTGATAGCAAACATCAACATATCGCATATCGGGAAAATAAGAATCTAACTGGAACTGCAAGATACGCCAGTATAAATACTCATCGAGGAATTG aacaatcaCGAAGAGACGACATTGAGTCTCTTGGCTACGTGTTTATGTACTTTAATCGTGGAACTCTCCCGTGGCAGGGACTAAAAGCTGTCACAAAGCGGCAAAAGTATGAGCTGATATCAGAGAAGAAGATTTCGACGCGAGTTGACGACCTGTGCGCTGGCTACCCCGAGGCGTTTGCCCAGTACCTCAACTATTGCCGTAGTCTTGGATTTGAAGAGCAGCCTGATTATGgttatttgagaaatttgttcCGCACGTTATTCCATCGGCAACAGTTTTGCTATGACTACGTGTTTGACTGGAATACATACAA ATTTCGTCGCAACTGA
- the kin-20 gene encoding Casein kinase I isoform delta (Confirmed by transcript evidence): MELRVGNRFRLGRKIGSGSFGDIYLGQNIQTNEEVAVKLECVKSKHPQLHIESRLYRIMLGGIGIPEIRWCGQEGDYNVMVMELLGPSLEDLFNFCQRKFSLKTVLLLADQMLSRVEFIHCRDYIHRDIKPDNFLMGLGKRGNLVYIIDFGLAKRYRDSKHQHIAYRENKNLTGTARYASINTHRGIEQSRRDDIESLGYVFMYFNRGTLPWQGLKAVTKRQKYELISEKKISTRVDDLCAGYPEAFAQYLNYCRSLGFEEQPDYGYLRNLFRTLFHRQQFCYDYVFDWNTYKFRRN, translated from the exons ATGGAACTTCGTGTCGGCAATCGTTTCCGCCTCGGTCGCAAAATCGGAAGCGGCTCGTTCGGTGACATCTACTTGggtcaaaatattcaaacaaatGAAGAAGTGGCGGTGAAGCTGGAATGTGTCAAATCCAAACACCCTCAGCTGCACATTGAATCACGGCTCTACCGCATAATGCTCGGAGGCATTGGAATTCCAGAGATTCGGTGGTGCGGGCAGGAAGGTGACTACAACGTTATGGTGATGGAGTTACTAGGCCCTTCACTCGAGGATCTGTTCAACTTTTGCCAACGAAAATTCTCGCTGAAAACCGTCCTGCTGCTTGCCGATCAAATGTTGTCTCGTGTGGAATTTATTCATTGCCGAGATTACATTCATCGCGATATTAAGCCGGATAACTTTTTGATGGGTCTTGGAAAGCGAGGAAATCTGGTCTAT attattGATTTTGGACTAGCGAAACGCTATCGTGATAGCAAACATCAACATATCGCATATCGGGAAAATAAGAATCTAACTGGAACTGCAAGATACGCCAGTATAAATACTCATCGAGGAATTG aacaatcaCGAAGAGACGACATTGAGTCTCTTGGCTACGTGTTTATGTACTTTAATCGTGGAACTCTCCCGTGGCAGGGACTAAAAGCTGTCACAAAGCGGCAAAAGTATGAGCTGATATCAGAGAAGAAGATTTCGACGCGAGTTGACGACCTGTGCGCTGGCTACCCCGAGGCGTTTGCCCAGTACCTCAACTATTGCCGTAGTCTTGGATTTGAAGAGCAGCCTGATTATGgttatttgagaaatttgttcCGCACGTTATTCCATCGGCAACAGTTTTGCTATGACTACGTGTTTGACTGGAATACATACAA ATTTCGTCGCAACTGA
- the kin-20 gene encoding Casein kinase I isoform delta (Partially confirmed by transcript evidence) has protein sequence MLFVPGKGLSEMELRVGNRFRLGRKIGSGSFGDIYLGQNIQTNEEVAVKLECVKSKHPQLHIESRLYRIMLGGIGIPEIRWCGQEGDYNVMVMELLGPSLEDLFNFCQRKFSLKTVLLLADQMLSRVEFIHCRDYIHRDIKPDNFLMGLGKRGNLVYIIDFGLAKRYRDSKHQHIAYRENKNLTGTARYASINTHRGIEQSRRDDIESLGYVFMYFNRGTLPWQGLKAVTKRQKYELISEKKISTRVDDLCAGYPEAFAQYLNYCRSLGFEEQPDYGYLRNLFRTLFHRQQFCYDYVFDWNTYKFDLPF, from the exons cggaGATGGAACTTCGTGTCGGCAATCGTTTCCGCCTCGGTCGCAAAATCGGAAGCGGCTCGTTCGGTGACATCTACTTGggtcaaaatattcaaacaaatGAAGAAGTGGCGGTGAAGCTGGAATGTGTCAAATCCAAACACCCTCAGCTGCACATTGAATCACGGCTCTACCGCATAATGCTCGGAGGCATTGGAATTCCAGAGATTCGGTGGTGCGGGCAGGAAGGTGACTACAACGTTATGGTGATGGAGTTACTAGGCCCTTCACTCGAGGATCTGTTCAACTTTTGCCAACGAAAATTCTCGCTGAAAACCGTCCTGCTGCTTGCCGATCAAATGTTGTCTCGTGTGGAATTTATTCATTGCCGAGATTACATTCATCGCGATATTAAGCCGGATAACTTTTTGATGGGTCTTGGAAAGCGAGGAAATCTGGTCTAT attattGATTTTGGACTAGCGAAACGCTATCGTGATAGCAAACATCAACATATCGCATATCGGGAAAATAAGAATCTAACTGGAACTGCAAGATACGCCAGTATAAATACTCATCGAGGAATTG aacaatcaCGAAGAGACGACATTGAGTCTCTTGGCTACGTGTTTATGTACTTTAATCGTGGAACTCTCCCGTGGCAGGGACTAAAAGCTGTCACAAAGCGGCAAAAGTATGAGCTGATATCAGAGAAGAAGATTTCGACGCGAGTTGACGACCTGTGCGCTGGCTACCCCGAGGCGTTTGCCCAGTACCTCAACTATTGCCGTAGTCTTGGATTTGAAGAGCAGCCTGATTATGgttatttgagaaatttgttcCGCACGTTATTCCATCGGCAACAGTTTTGCTATGACTACGTGTTTGACTGGAATACATACAA atttgacTTGCCATTTTAA
- the kin-20 gene encoding Casein kinase I isoform delta (Confirmed by transcript evidence), which produces MATMSNDAAAAATWHNNTSTPMDTTEPATNSHNPGETAVIGGPEALLLPSGSGPEEMNRHPLLMAQAHGEHHQPRLLHNFPVIPPPIQQHQQPPLLQQAQPSQIPHPTQPQIDPTMFTQQSGFNWPPIDPNTIAALAQAQLASSHAQFVSLALTLDPTLLSHFLATQQIPPVPQPLVHKKAEMELRVGNRFRLGRKIGSGSFGDIYLGQNIQTNEEVAVKLECVKSKHPQLHIESRLYRIMLGGIGIPEIRWCGQEGDYNVMVMELLGPSLEDLFNFCQRKFSLKTVLLLADQMLSRVEFIHCRDYIHRDIKPDNFLMGLGKRGNLVYIIDFGLAKRYRDSKHQHIAYRENKNLTGTARYASINTHRGIEQSRRDDIESLGYVFMYFNRGTLPWQGLKAVTKRQKYELISEKKISTRVDDLCAGYPEAFAQYLNYCRSLGFEEQPDYGYLRNLFRTLFHRQQFCYDYVFDWNTYKFDLPF; this is translated from the exons ATGGCGACAATGTCAAATGATGCCGCCGCTGCAGCAACCTGGCACAACAACACGAGCACACCGATGGACACCACCGAACCAGCCACGAACAGTCATAATCCCGGTGAAACGGCGGTGATCGGTGGCCCAGAGGCCCTATTATTACCATCTGGCAGCGGGCCAGAGGAAATGAATAGGCACCCTCTGTTGATGGCGCAAGCACACGGAGAACACCATCAGCCACGGCTGCTCCATAATTTTCCAGTCATACCTCCACCTATACAGCAACACCAACAACCTCCTCTATTACAACAAGCTCAACCTTCTCAAATACCACATCCAACTCAACCCCAAATAGACCCCACAATGTTCACACAACAGTCTGGATTCAATTGGCCGCCCATAGACCCGAATACAATAGCAGCGTTGGCTCAGGCACAGCTAGCATCTTCTCATGCACAATTTGTGTCGTTGGCTTTAACGCTTGATCCAACGCtattatcacattttttggcgaCACAGCAGATACCTCCAGTTCCGCAGCCATTAGTGCACAAGAAAG cggaGATGGAACTTCGTGTCGGCAATCGTTTCCGCCTCGGTCGCAAAATCGGAAGCGGCTCGTTCGGTGACATCTACTTGggtcaaaatattcaaacaaatGAAGAAGTGGCGGTGAAGCTGGAATGTGTCAAATCCAAACACCCTCAGCTGCACATTGAATCACGGCTCTACCGCATAATGCTCGGAGGCATTGGAATTCCAGAGATTCGGTGGTGCGGGCAGGAAGGTGACTACAACGTTATGGTGATGGAGTTACTAGGCCCTTCACTCGAGGATCTGTTCAACTTTTGCCAACGAAAATTCTCGCTGAAAACCGTCCTGCTGCTTGCCGATCAAATGTTGTCTCGTGTGGAATTTATTCATTGCCGAGATTACATTCATCGCGATATTAAGCCGGATAACTTTTTGATGGGTCTTGGAAAGCGAGGAAATCTGGTCTAT attattGATTTTGGACTAGCGAAACGCTATCGTGATAGCAAACATCAACATATCGCATATCGGGAAAATAAGAATCTAACTGGAACTGCAAGATACGCCAGTATAAATACTCATCGAGGAATTG aacaatcaCGAAGAGACGACATTGAGTCTCTTGGCTACGTGTTTATGTACTTTAATCGTGGAACTCTCCCGTGGCAGGGACTAAAAGCTGTCACAAAGCGGCAAAAGTATGAGCTGATATCAGAGAAGAAGATTTCGACGCGAGTTGACGACCTGTGCGCTGGCTACCCCGAGGCGTTTGCCCAGTACCTCAACTATTGCCGTAGTCTTGGATTTGAAGAGCAGCCTGATTATGgttatttgagaaatttgttcCGCACGTTATTCCATCGGCAACAGTTTTGCTATGACTACGTGTTTGACTGGAATACATACAA atttgacTTGCCATTTTAA
- the kin-20 gene encoding Casein kinase I isoform delta (Partially confirmed by transcript evidence) has product MELRVGNRFRLGRKIGSGSFGDIYLGQNIQTNEEVAVKLECVKSKHPQLHIESRLYRIMLGGIGIPEIRWCGQEGDYNVMVMELLGPSLEDLFNFCQRKFSLKTVLLLADQMLSRVEFIHCRDYIHRDIKPDNFLMGLGKRGNLVYIIDFGLAKRYRDSKHQHIAYRENKNLTGTARYASINTHRGIEQSRRDDIESLGYVFMYFNRGTLPWQGLKAVTKRQKYELISEKKISTRVDDLCAGYPEAFAQYLNYCRSLGFEEQPDYGYLRNLFRTLFHRQQFCYDYVFDWNTYKFDLPF; this is encoded by the exons ATGGAACTTCGTGTCGGCAATCGTTTCCGCCTCGGTCGCAAAATCGGAAGCGGCTCGTTCGGTGACATCTACTTGggtcaaaatattcaaacaaatGAAGAAGTGGCGGTGAAGCTGGAATGTGTCAAATCCAAACACCCTCAGCTGCACATTGAATCACGGCTCTACCGCATAATGCTCGGAGGCATTGGAATTCCAGAGATTCGGTGGTGCGGGCAGGAAGGTGACTACAACGTTATGGTGATGGAGTTACTAGGCCCTTCACTCGAGGATCTGTTCAACTTTTGCCAACGAAAATTCTCGCTGAAAACCGTCCTGCTGCTTGCCGATCAAATGTTGTCTCGTGTGGAATTTATTCATTGCCGAGATTACATTCATCGCGATATTAAGCCGGATAACTTTTTGATGGGTCTTGGAAAGCGAGGAAATCTGGTCTAT attattGATTTTGGACTAGCGAAACGCTATCGTGATAGCAAACATCAACATATCGCATATCGGGAAAATAAGAATCTAACTGGAACTGCAAGATACGCCAGTATAAATACTCATCGAGGAATTG aacaatcaCGAAGAGACGACATTGAGTCTCTTGGCTACGTGTTTATGTACTTTAATCGTGGAACTCTCCCGTGGCAGGGACTAAAAGCTGTCACAAAGCGGCAAAAGTATGAGCTGATATCAGAGAAGAAGATTTCGACGCGAGTTGACGACCTGTGCGCTGGCTACCCCGAGGCGTTTGCCCAGTACCTCAACTATTGCCGTAGTCTTGGATTTGAAGAGCAGCCTGATTATGgttatttgagaaatttgttcCGCACGTTATTCCATCGGCAACAGTTTTGCTATGACTACGTGTTTGACTGGAATACATACAA atttgacTTGCCATTTTAA
- the kin-20 gene encoding Casein kinase I isoform delta (Confirmed by transcript evidence), whose amino-acid sequence MATMSNDAAAAATWHNNTSTPMDTTEPATNSHNPGETAVIGGPEALLLPSGSGPEEMNRHPLLMAQAHGEHHQPRLLHNFPVIPPPIQQHQQPPLLQQAQPSQIPHPTQPQIDPTMFTQQSGFNWPPIDPNTIAALAQAQLASSHAQFVSLALTLDPTLLSHFLATQQIPPVPQPLVHKKAEMELRVGNRFRLGRKIGSGSFGDIYLGQNIQTNEEVAVKLECVKSKHPQLHIESRLYRIMLGGIGIPEIRWCGQEGDYNVMVMELLGPSLEDLFNFCQRKFSLKTVLLLADQMLSRVEFIHCRDYIHRDIKPDNFLMGLGKRGNLVYIIDFGLAKRYRDSKHQHIAYRENKNLTGTARYASINTHRGIEQSRRDDIESLGYVFMYFNRGTLPWQGLKAVTKRQKYELISEKKISTRVDDLCAGYPEAFAQYLNYCRSLGFEEQPDYGYLRNLFRTLFHRQQFCYDYVFDWNTYKFYNESLEARNNFQQAVPNQRRH is encoded by the exons ATGGCGACAATGTCAAATGATGCCGCCGCTGCAGCAACCTGGCACAACAACACGAGCACACCGATGGACACCACCGAACCAGCCACGAACAGTCATAATCCCGGTGAAACGGCGGTGATCGGTGGCCCAGAGGCCCTATTATTACCATCTGGCAGCGGGCCAGAGGAAATGAATAGGCACCCTCTGTTGATGGCGCAAGCACACGGAGAACACCATCAGCCACGGCTGCTCCATAATTTTCCAGTCATACCTCCACCTATACAGCAACACCAACAACCTCCTCTATTACAACAAGCTCAACCTTCTCAAATACCACATCCAACTCAACCCCAAATAGACCCCACAATGTTCACACAACAGTCTGGATTCAATTGGCCGCCCATAGACCCGAATACAATAGCAGCGTTGGCTCAGGCACAGCTAGCATCTTCTCATGCACAATTTGTGTCGTTGGCTTTAACGCTTGATCCAACGCtattatcacattttttggcgaCACAGCAGATACCTCCAGTTCCGCAGCCATTAGTGCACAAGAAAG cggaGATGGAACTTCGTGTCGGCAATCGTTTCCGCCTCGGTCGCAAAATCGGAAGCGGCTCGTTCGGTGACATCTACTTGggtcaaaatattcaaacaaatGAAGAAGTGGCGGTGAAGCTGGAATGTGTCAAATCCAAACACCCTCAGCTGCACATTGAATCACGGCTCTACCGCATAATGCTCGGAGGCATTGGAATTCCAGAGATTCGGTGGTGCGGGCAGGAAGGTGACTACAACGTTATGGTGATGGAGTTACTAGGCCCTTCACTCGAGGATCTGTTCAACTTTTGCCAACGAAAATTCTCGCTGAAAACCGTCCTGCTGCTTGCCGATCAAATGTTGTCTCGTGTGGAATTTATTCATTGCCGAGATTACATTCATCGCGATATTAAGCCGGATAACTTTTTGATGGGTCTTGGAAAGCGAGGAAATCTGGTCTAT attattGATTTTGGACTAGCGAAACGCTATCGTGATAGCAAACATCAACATATCGCATATCGGGAAAATAAGAATCTAACTGGAACTGCAAGATACGCCAGTATAAATACTCATCGAGGAATTG aacaatcaCGAAGAGACGACATTGAGTCTCTTGGCTACGTGTTTATGTACTTTAATCGTGGAACTCTCCCGTGGCAGGGACTAAAAGCTGTCACAAAGCGGCAAAAGTATGAGCTGATATCAGAGAAGAAGATTTCGACGCGAGTTGACGACCTGTGCGCTGGCTACCCCGAGGCGTTTGCCCAGTACCTCAACTATTGCCGTAGTCTTGGATTTGAAGAGCAGCCTGATTATGgttatttgagaaatttgttcCGCACGTTATTCCATCGGCAACAGTTTTGCTATGACTACGTGTTTGACTGGAATACATACAA attCTACAACGAAAGTCTGGAGGCTCGGAACAATTTCCAGCAAGCGGTACCAAATCAACGTCGACATTAA